The DNA segment AATCATTGTTTTTGGCATAAATACGCCTGGTAACATAAAAAGAGTGATACTAGGCGAAAATATAGGCACATTAGTAAGGGGGAGTTGATTAAATTTGGACAAGAAGATTTATACTGAGATGGAAAACCAAATGAATGAGGTATTGGTAAATTTAAAGTCGGAGTTTACCACTATAAGAGCCGGTAGGGCATCTGCAGCACTTCTTGATAAAATATATGTAGATTATTACGGTTCGCCCACTCCTGTAAATCAAGTTGCTTCTGTCAGTGTCCCGGAACCTAAAATGATTCTAATACAGCCGTGGGACTTAAAAATGCTTGGGGTCATAGAGAAGGCTATTTTAAAGTCAGATCTTGGCCTTACGCCAAATAACGATGGTAAGGTTATAAGACTGATTCTACCGGAACTGACCGCTGAAAGAAGACAGGAACTTGTAAAATTATCTAAGAAAAAAGCCGAAGAGGCCAAAGTATCCATTAGAAATATTCGCAGAGAATATAATGATGTTTTAAAGAAGATGGAAAAAAACAGAGAAATTTCCGAGGATGATTTAAAGCGTTCACAGGAAGAAATTCAAAAAATAACCGATAAATACATAGATGAAGTTGAAAAGATATTAGCTAATAAGGAAAAAGACATAATGGAAGTATAAACTCAATTATATTTTTATTTACCACATAGACCATTTTATTTTTTTAAAATTACTGAGTGCAAAGATTTATCCAGTCGAGGCAGTTGACTAAGGGTAAGAATCCCCTCGGTGGAGGGGATTCTTTTGCGTAAATTGTGTAGGAGGAATATGAGATAGAATGTCTATGAATGATTCTAAACCTATGTTAGAGAAATTAAAAATGCATAATATGCCAAAACATATTGCTATAATAATGGACGGCAACGGACGGTGGGCAGAAAGTAAGAGCCTTCCCAGAATAGCTGGCCATTGGGCAGGAGCCGAAACGCTTAAGAATATTGTAAGCACTTGTTCAAAATTAAAAATCCAAATTTTAACCGTATTTGCATTTTCGTCTGAGAACTGGAAAAGGCCTGCTGAAGAAGTAAATTCATTAATGAATCTTTTATTGTATTATCTAAAAAAAGAGGTTGAAGAATTACACCGAAATAATATAAGAATTATTGTAACTGGTGATTGGGAAGAGTTACCTGATAAAGTTGCTAAACAAATTAAAAAAAGCATAATAATAACACAGAATAATTCCGGACTTGTTTTGAATATTGCATTGAATTATGGTGCTCGTAAAGAAATATTATTGGCTTGCAAGAATATATGCAGTGATGTTTTAAAAGGCGATCTGATTATTGATAAAATCGATGAAGAGCGATTTAATAAGTATTTATATACTCATGATTTACCGGATCCGGATTTATTGATAAGACCCAGTGGTGAGTTACGGATAAGCAATTTTTTACTCTGGCAAATTGCTTATACTGAATTATGGTTTACGGAAATATTTTGGCCCGAGTTTAAACCGGAGGATCTGTTAAAAGCTATATATGATTATCAAGCACGCGAACGAAGATTTGGAGGGCTAAAAAAACAAAGCAGGTGAATTGATGCTTATAAGAACTATAAGTGCTATTATCGGTATGCTGATATTGGGATATGGTATAAATACTGGTGGTTGGTTCTTTTATATAGGGATAACTGTTCTAAACTTATGTGCTATTTATGAACTTTATAATGCCTTACAAAAAGCAGATATACATATAAATTTCATTTTAAATTCAGTTTTTGCAGTTGTGCTATTATATTTTGTTAATTTTTCTTATAAATTCGATTTTATCTTAGTTTATTTTTCTATAGTATTAATACTCATATTGACATTTTTATTTAGTTTAATAAATAATTTTCACAGCCGTTTAAGTGATGCTGTTTTTAGTGTATTTTCATTTGTATATACCGCACTCTTATTTATGAGCATTATACTAGCCAGGAATCTTCCTAACGGAACGAACTTAACTTGGTGGATATTTGTTACAATTTGGGCTTGTGATACAGGAGCTTTTTTTGCCGGTATTTGGTGGGGCAGAATACCTCTAGCGCCAAATATTAGTCCGAAAAAAACTTTAGAAGGAAGCTTAGGCGGTATTTTATTAAGTGTAATAGTATGCACTATTTTCAAAATATATTTTCTGCCGGAAATAAGCAATCTATATGCTGTGATATTAGGTTTTTTAATCGCATTTGCTTCTCAAGCAGGTGATTTATCGGCTTCTTTAATTAAACGGTATTGCAAGATTAAGGATTTTTCAAATATCATTCCCGGTCATGGAGGAATTCTTGACAGATTAGACAGTGCTCTTTTCTCTTTTCCTGTGGCATATATTTATATTATATTATTACTTCAAAAAGGTGGTCTCCAATGAAAATAAAAACCACTTATACCCCGATCGTTTTTCTAATCCTTGCTATAATTTTCACTTCACTAATCATTGTTTTAGCCTTAAAACATTTACTGCCGTTAGTTATAGGGATAATTTTAGCCATATTGATTGATCCCATAGTAAGTTTCATTGAAAGAAAAACAGGCTTTACCAGAGGTGTAATTACTGCGATAGTCCTTACTGCGATATTCTGTGGATTAGGCTATGTTTTTTTTCTTATAATCGCACGCTTTACTTTTGAACTAGCAAGGCTTATAAATCTTATACCTTACCAGCGCGATTATTTTAACACTATTTTAGATAAGGTTTTTCTATTTATAAATAGCTTTTTTTCAAGGATTCCCGAAGAAATATTGACATATGTAAAAGCAAACTTAAATCAAATATTGTCAACAATTACAGGTTCGATATCGGATTTTTATAGTCTTTTAGTTAATAAGATATGGATGGTTCCTAATTTATTTGTTAGCGCCTTTGCCATAATAGTATTTGTGTTTTTATTTACTTATTTTTTGACCAAGGACAAGGATAAAATCATAGAAGCTATAAAGAACTTATTTCCAGAGCAGTTTCAGGAGCAGGTAAAATTACTCCAAGTCGAAATTATATTCTCCTTTTTTAGATTGATAAAAGCACAAATAATTTTAGTTATTATTTCTGCAGTTATAACCGTTATCGGCTTTTATATTTTAAGAGTAGATTATGCGCTAATTTTAGGGATAATTTGCGGGCTATTGGATATAATGCCTTTGTTTGGGCCCAGCTTAATATTCATACCGTGGATTATTTATTCGATTATTGTTCATAATATAAATTTCGCTGTGGGTTTGTTGCTATTATATGTTATAATTATTGGAAGCAGACAGATTTTGCAAGCCAAAGTAATCGGTCAGAATCTTGACGTAGATCCCTTGTTAACTTTAATCTCCATCTATCTGGGGATAGAAATGCTGGGTTGGAAAGGATTATTTATAGGACCTTTGGTAGTTGTCGTAGTTAGAGCTCTGATTCATTCAGGAATAATACCTCCATTGACTAAAACTACAAAGAAAGTATAAAATTACGGAAGGTGGAAATATTGCTAACCTTAGTTACTTCGATAATAGTTTTTGGTATGCTTGTTTTTTTTCATGAATTCGGTCACTTCATTTTTGCAAAATTATCTGATATAAAGGTTAATGAATTCAGCCTAGGTTTTGGACCACAAATATTAAAAATAAAGCTGAAAGAAACTGAGTATTTCATACGGGCACTTCCTTTTGGCGGTTACGTAAAAATGGAGGGAGAAGATTCTAAAACTACTGATCCCAGAGCTTTTAACAATAAACCAGCATTAGTAAGAATGGGTGTTGTATTAGCGGGGCCTATAATGAATTTTCTTCTAGCTGTACTTTTACTGGCAATTATTAGTTTTTCTTCAGGGATTGCTACAACAAGCGTTACAGTTATCCCTGGGGAACCGGCTGAACAAGCTGGAATCCGCAATGGAGATCAAATATATGCTATAAATAATGAAAAGGTTAACTCCTGGGATGAAATAGTAGATATAATTAGTAATAAACCGTATGAAGAAATAAACATAACGGTGCTTAGAAATGGCGATTTTATTTCATATAAAGTAAATACAGCGGCAGAGCCACAGACACAGCGAGGAATTATAGGCATTAAAACTGTTGTAGTCAAACATTCTTTGAGTAAGAGTCTTGGGTTTGGAGTCGAAAAGACTTTTTGGATTTCAAAAATGATATTGGTAGGTCTATCTCAAATGATAACTGGTAACGCAAAAGTCGATGTGGTAGGCCCTGTAGGAATGTTTCAAATAGTAGGTGAAGCAGCTAAGGTAGGTATTTTTCAACTTTTATATATCGCAGCTCTAATAAGTATAAATTTAGGATTATTTAATCTTTTTCCTATTCCTGCCCTAGATGGCGGTCGAGCCATTTTCTTGTTATTAGAGCTTTTAAGAGGCAAATCAATTGATCAAGAAAAAGAAGGCTTAATACATTTTATTGGATTTGCTTTATTGATGTTTTTAATGATAGTAGTTTTATTCAAAGATATAAAGGAACTGGATTTGATAAATTTGATGAAACAGTTTTGGTTAAAAATGCAATAATAAAAATTTACTGAACATATATTTTAAGCTCAGATTTATTTGGTAATTAACTGGAGGAGCTATGATGAATAATTACGGTATAAAAGATAGACGTAAGTCTAAAAAAATTATGGTTAGTAATGTCGGTATTGGAGGGGACAGCTCCATCAGCGTTCAGTCCATGACAAATACAAAGACATATGATGTAAAAAGTACCATACAACAGATACATGCTTTAGAAGAATATGGCTGTGATATTATCAGGGTAGCTGTCCCGGATCAAGAAAGTGCTGAAGCTATATCCAAGATAAAAAGGCAAATTCATATACCCTTAGTGGCAGATATCCAGTTTGATTATCGTTTGGCGATTGAATCCATTAGGCAGGGTGCCGATGCTATCAGAATAAATCCAGGAAACATCGGTGATGCCGAAAGGGTCAGGGAGATTGTTCAGCTAGCCAAAGCTTATCAAATACCTATCAGAATAGGTGTCAATTCAGGGTCCATTGAAAAGGATTTACTTCACAAGTATGGCAAACCCACACCTGAAGCAATGGTCGAAAGTGCGTTAAGACATATTGAAATTTTAGAGAACATGAATTTTAGCGATATAGTAGTTTCACTTAAGTCTTCTGACGTGCTTTCAAATATATTGGCATACAAAATGATGGCTCTGAAAGTAGATTACCCTTTGCACTTGGGTATAACAGAAGCCGGAACATTAATAAACGGTACAGTAAAGTCTTCAGTAGGTTTAGGGATTTTATTGTATGAAGGAATTGGTGACACAATTCGAGTATCTTTGACAGGGGAACCGTCAGATGAGGTAAAAGTGGGCATTGAAATATTAAAAAGCTTAAATTTAAGAGAAGGCGGAATAAATTTGATTTCATGTCCAACATGTGGTAGAACTGAAGTTGATTTAATCAGTATAGCAAAAGAAATTGAAGAAAAGCTTGCCAATGTGAAAAAGCCACTGAAGGTAGCAGTTATGGGGTGCATAGTAAACGGCCCGGGTGAAGCCAAAGAAGCAGATATCGGTATTGCAGGCGGCAAAAAAAAGGTTGCAATATTTAAAAAGGGTGAGATAATAAAGACTGTATCTGAAGAAGATGCTGTTTCAGAGCTTATTCGAGAAATAAATGAGATAGTGAACATCTAAAATATGTTATTATATTTTAAGGGAAAGTTGAAGGAGGTAATACTTGAACTATGGAAAATGACTTTGTAAAGGAAATAACACCAAAAACTGAAGATTTTTCACAGTGGTATGTTGATGTGATACTTAAAGCCGAACTGGCAGATTACTCACCTGTTAGAGGTTGTATGGTTATAAGGCCTTATGGCTATGCCTTGTGGGAAAATATACAGCAGTTATTAGATGATCGTTTTAAAGCTACTGGCCATAAAAACGCGTATTTTCCTCTCTTCATTCCAGAATCTCTTCTTCAAAAAGAAGCCGAACATGTAGAAGGTTTTGCTCCGGAAGTGGCTTGGGTTACTCACGGAGGAAACGAAAAGCTAGCCGAACGTTTGGCGGTAAGACCTACTTCCGAAACTATAATATGTAATATGTATTCTAAATGGATAAAATCCTGGCGAGACCTGCCAGTTCTAATAAATCAATGGTGTAATGTAGTTAGATGGGAAAAAAGCACGAAGCCATTTTTACGTACTGCTGAATTTTTGTGGCAAGAGGGGCATACAGCACACAGGACTAAAGAAGATGCCGAAGAAGAAGCTTTAAGGATGCTTGAAGTTTATAGAGATTTCGTAGAAACAGATTTGGCACTACCCGTAATAAAAGGTGAAAAGTCAGATAATGAAAAATTTGCCGGTGCTTCTAAGACATATACTATAGAAGCATTGATGAGTGACGGAAGAGCTCTTCAAGCGGGAACATCTCATAATTTAGGCCAGCATTTTGCTAAAGCTTATGATATTACTTTTTTAGATCAGGACGGCCAGCTTAAGTATGTTTGGCAGACATCATGGGGTATTACTACTCGATTAATTGGTGCCATTGTTATGGTCCATGGCGATGACCGTGGTTTAAAAATTCCTCCAACTATAGCACCTATACAAGCAGTTATTGTACCGATTTTTGGCAGACAAACTGAATTAGTGTTAAATAAAACCAATGAAATTTTTACTAAACTTAAAAGTGAAGTAAGAATTGAGCTTGATGATCGCGATGAATATACGCCAGGATGGAAATTTAATGAATGGGAAATGCGGGGAGTTCCGGTTCGTATTGAGATAGGTCCAAAAGATATTCAAAGACAGCAGGTGGTTCTTGTGAGAAGAGACACAGGAGAAAAATTTACTGTAAGTGAATCTGAGTTACTGCCCCGCTTAAAAACCCTATTGGATGAAATACAAGAAAACATGTTTAATCAAGCTAAAAGATTCATGCGGGAAAACATCAGGAAAGTTGATAATTTTGATGAGTTTAAACAAATAATAGATACGAAAAGAGGTTTTATAAAAACACATTGGTGCGGAAATCCAGGATGTGAAAAATATGTAAAGGAAGAAACCGGAGCCACTCTCAGGTGTATCCCTTTTTCTGAACAATCAACTTTAGGACGATGCATAGTATGTAATAAAGAATCGAATATTATTGCTTATTTTGCAAAATCCTATTAAAAAATAGCATTATAAAAAATTCCCTATTTAACTTTATGAGTAAATAAAACTAGAAATATTTAATTATTTTGTTAAAGCTTTTTAAAATCTTAGTTAGTAAATTTGTGTTTGCCAGACAAATTAAATTGCAAAGGGTGATTTACACCTATGAAAATTGCTGTGGTAATACCTGCATACAATGAAGAAAAAACCATAGGTAATGTTTTAAAACCCTTGTCAACCCACAAACTAATAGATGAAATTATTGTTATAAGTGACGGCTCGAGTGATAATACTGCAAAAATAGCCAAATCTTATAAGGCTTGCGTAATTGAGCTTGAGAAAAATCAAGGAAAAACAAATGCTGTCTTAATAGGCGTTAAAAATACGGATGCGGATATAATCC comes from the Tepidanaerobacter acetatoxydans Re1 genome and includes:
- the frr gene encoding ribosome recycling factor; protein product: MENQMNEVLVNLKSEFTTIRAGRASAALLDKIYVDYYGSPTPVNQVASVSVPEPKMILIQPWDLKMLGVIEKAILKSDLGLTPNNDGKVIRLILPELTAERRQELVKLSKKKAEEAKVSIRNIRREYNDVLKKMEKNREISEDDLKRSQEEIQKITDKYIDEVEKILANKEKDIMEV
- a CDS encoding isoprenyl transferase; the encoded protein is MSMNDSKPMLEKLKMHNMPKHIAIIMDGNGRWAESKSLPRIAGHWAGAETLKNIVSTCSKLKIQILTVFAFSSENWKRPAEEVNSLMNLLLYYLKKEVEELHRNNIRIIVTGDWEELPDKVAKQIKKSIIITQNNSGLVLNIALNYGARKEILLACKNICSDVLKGDLIIDKIDEERFNKYLYTHDLPDPDLLIRPSGELRISNFLLWQIAYTELWFTEIFWPEFKPEDLLKAIYDYQARERRFGGLKKQSR
- a CDS encoding phosphatidate cytidylyltransferase — its product is MLIRTISAIIGMLILGYGINTGGWFFYIGITVLNLCAIYELYNALQKADIHINFILNSVFAVVLLYFVNFSYKFDFILVYFSIVLILILTFLFSLINNFHSRLSDAVFSVFSFVYTALLFMSIILARNLPNGTNLTWWIFVTIWACDTGAFFAGIWWGRIPLAPNISPKKTLEGSLGGILLSVIVCTIFKIYFLPEISNLYAVILGFLIAFASQAGDLSASLIKRYCKIKDFSNIIPGHGGILDRLDSALFSFPVAYIYIILLLQKGGLQ
- the ytvI gene encoding sporulation integral membrane protein YtvI; this translates as MKIKTTYTPIVFLILAIIFTSLIIVLALKHLLPLVIGIILAILIDPIVSFIERKTGFTRGVITAIVLTAIFCGLGYVFFLIIARFTFELARLINLIPYQRDYFNTILDKVFLFINSFFSRIPEEILTYVKANLNQILSTITGSISDFYSLLVNKIWMVPNLFVSAFAIIVFVFLFTYFLTKDKDKIIEAIKNLFPEQFQEQVKLLQVEIIFSFFRLIKAQIILVIISAVITVIGFYILRVDYALILGIICGLLDIMPLFGPSLIFIPWIIYSIIVHNINFAVGLLLLYVIIIGSRQILQAKVIGQNLDVDPLLTLISIYLGIEMLGWKGLFIGPLVVVVVRALIHSGIIPPLTKTTKKV
- the rseP gene encoding RIP metalloprotease RseP — protein: MEILLTLVTSIIVFGMLVFFHEFGHFIFAKLSDIKVNEFSLGFGPQILKIKLKETEYFIRALPFGGYVKMEGEDSKTTDPRAFNNKPALVRMGVVLAGPIMNFLLAVLLLAIISFSSGIATTSVTVIPGEPAEQAGIRNGDQIYAINNEKVNSWDEIVDIISNKPYEEINITVLRNGDFISYKVNTAAEPQTQRGIIGIKTVVVKHSLSKSLGFGVEKTFWISKMILVGLSQMITGNAKVDVVGPVGMFQIVGEAAKVGIFQLLYIAALISINLGLFNLFPIPALDGGRAIFLLLELLRGKSIDQEKEGLIHFIGFALLMFLMIVVLFKDIKELDLINLMKQFWLKMQ
- the ispG gene encoding flavodoxin-dependent (E)-4-hydroxy-3-methylbut-2-enyl-diphosphate synthase, whose protein sequence is MNNYGIKDRRKSKKIMVSNVGIGGDSSISVQSMTNTKTYDVKSTIQQIHALEEYGCDIIRVAVPDQESAEAISKIKRQIHIPLVADIQFDYRLAIESIRQGADAIRINPGNIGDAERVREIVQLAKAYQIPIRIGVNSGSIEKDLLHKYGKPTPEAMVESALRHIEILENMNFSDIVVSLKSSDVLSNILAYKMMALKVDYPLHLGITEAGTLINGTVKSSVGLGILLYEGIGDTIRVSLTGEPSDEVKVGIEILKSLNLREGGINLISCPTCGRTEVDLISIAKEIEEKLANVKKPLKVAVMGCIVNGPGEAKEADIGIAGGKKKVAIFKKGEIIKTVSEEDAVSELIREINEIVNI
- the proS gene encoding proline--tRNA ligase — translated: MENDFVKEITPKTEDFSQWYVDVILKAELADYSPVRGCMVIRPYGYALWENIQQLLDDRFKATGHKNAYFPLFIPESLLQKEAEHVEGFAPEVAWVTHGGNEKLAERLAVRPTSETIICNMYSKWIKSWRDLPVLINQWCNVVRWEKSTKPFLRTAEFLWQEGHTAHRTKEDAEEEALRMLEVYRDFVETDLALPVIKGEKSDNEKFAGASKTYTIEALMSDGRALQAGTSHNLGQHFAKAYDITFLDQDGQLKYVWQTSWGITTRLIGAIVMVHGDDRGLKIPPTIAPIQAVIVPIFGRQTELVLNKTNEIFTKLKSEVRIELDDRDEYTPGWKFNEWEMRGVPVRIEIGPKDIQRQQVVLVRRDTGEKFTVSESELLPRLKTLLDEIQENMFNQAKRFMRENIRKVDNFDEFKQIIDTKRGFIKTHWCGNPGCEKYVKEETGATLRCIPFSEQSTLGRCIVCNKESNIIAYFAKSY